TTTATAATATTCTTCAATTTGcctaaataataatatcatGCAAACCTCAAATGTTtgataatattaaattaaagtttggAAGTTAAGTAAACATCAAATAGACAACTTGGTAGTACTATTGCTTCATAAACTTCCCATGACCTATTTGTTGAATACTATGATTTTTCCCTAGACATCTGATGTGGCCGTACCTGCAACTCATTCTAATGAGCTAAGAAAAATAGAATGATTTGGGTGCTTCTGTGCTATAAATTAAAGATATATGGACAAATGTGATGAATGTGAAACTTGCAGTACAATATCTTATTTACTTATCTCTCAAATCACTCGGACCCATATTGTTTGTCTCTTGTAAGTGGAAATCGTATAATAAACGAATGCAACAatgtaacagcaaacagcaaaatATGTCCCACTAAGTCTCAGCTACTCTGATGAACAACAAGCATAAAATCCAGATTAAACAAGATACTTTAGCTCTGCTTGTTTGATCAGTCAACACACTGGATAAGAGAAAAAATGACAATCTAATATTTGGTACAAGATTCCTAAATTTGCTTTTCTCTTTCATGGCAACATGTCATGAGCAAGGGAAATCTGAGAAACTCATGCATCAGCCAATAACAATTTGAGATGCAAAAATAAGGAACTGTGAGCAGGAAAAAGTAAGATACTTACCTCACCAACTTCACCCCTTACACGATTGAGAGTATCAGCACTGGGGTTACTGGAGAAAAATTCCATTTGCTGATGCAAGACCCTTGAAAACTCATCATTCATTGCATAAGCAGGCGCATAGTGGGCCACTCTACCATAgtttttcatgaatctcatGTGAATGTCttccaaatatgaaaatggAATTCTCCCTAGAGCAAGGAACAAAGGAACACATGATCAGACAATCACATAACAGCATCATCTGAACAAGATGCCCATAGTTTTTCATTTATATACATGTTACGAGTTATCTATCAATATCAACTTGCGTACACAATACATTCATCAGCTACTACTGTAACGCCTCACCCACCATTGACCAGAGCATAACAAAATTGACAGTCAGACCATTAATAAGCAAAAACATGTAATAAACTAGAGTGGGCCTCTATCATATGCACTCACAATATACCCTAAACAGTTAAACAAAAACATATAGAAAAACTAGGCTATAATAAGAGAGAAACTGACTGCAATTTTTGGTGAAATAAAGAGCTATATACAACATCATAGCAGTCAGACAGTAGAAAAACTCTATTGCTATGCTGAAACTAGTCGAGCATTAAGAAGCTAGGTTTTAGATTTCATAGAGCTCAATTATAAAATAGCAATTACAGTCGACCCATCCTCAACAAAAACCTGGTACAGTACCATTTCACAAGGACAGAACTTCAGTTTCAAAATCCTAGCAGGTTTTTCACAACTCCATATCATCAGGGGAGACCTTAGCTGACACTTGTCAGGAGAAACTCCAGCCTTACTATGGTAATAAAGCACAATGGAAATGCAATTAACTCTAAAATCTCAGGAATTCAAAATCCAAAGGCAATACTCTAAATCATCTTTTCAATTAAAGTTAATAGCATCAAGTAATTATGTATCAGACATCAAATCCTAATCCTTAACTAGACAAAATCAATACAAGACTCTTTAAACGATGAGCAGATTAACTTACTAAGCTTCACTGCTCTAACTATAAAAATAACGCCATCAATTAAGTCAATCAAAGTAAATTAAGGCGAAAATGATGAGACAAAtaaattaaatcaaaaaaaGCAAGGAGAATATTAGATTACGCACTGCCAAAGGTGTCGTTCGCCATACAGAGAAAAGTGAGACCATCAGATCTAAGTATGTGAAAAATGTAACGATCTTGAGAAAAACAGAGCCGAGAATCGGCCTCCGAAGGTATCTTCTCGAGGATCCGCCTAGAAACGGCTCCGGTGTTCCCCGTAACTGCACTGAATTCTGCCAGTACCACCGTCCCGCGAGCCACGACGGCGTATAGGATCGCCATCTCTGTCTAAATTCCGCGTCTCTCTCGCTATGTGTATAG
The window above is part of the Euphorbia lathyris chromosome 3, ddEupLath1.1, whole genome shotgun sequence genome. Proteins encoded here:
- the LOC136222357 gene encoding vesicle-associated membrane protein 714, which gives rise to MAILYAVVARGTVVLAEFSAVTGNTGAVSRRILEKIPSEADSRLCFSQDRYIFHILRSDGLTFLCMANDTFGRRIPFSYLEDIHMRFMKNYGRVAHYAPAYAMNDEFSRVLHQQMEFFSSNPSADTLNRVRGEVGEIRTIMVENIDKILERGDRIELLVDKTATMQDSSFHFRKQSKRLRRALWMKNAKLLALLTCVIVLLLYIIIAACCGGITLPSCRS